The following coding sequences are from one Musa acuminata AAA Group cultivar baxijiao chromosome BXJ1-6, Cavendish_Baxijiao_AAA, whole genome shotgun sequence window:
- the LOC103988052 gene encoding 12-oxophytodienoate reductase 1: MAAATDPLLTPHKMGKFHLSHRIVLAPLTRSRSYGNVPQPHAVLYYSQRTTTGGLLISEAACVSDTGRGYPHTPGIWTKEHVEAWKPIVDAVHAKGGIFFCQLWHTGRVSNTGYQPNGQDPISCTDKPVTSGLLLEDEPDEKFTVPRRLRTDEIPRVVDDFRNAARNAIEAGFDGVEIHGAHGYLIDQFLKDSVNDRTDEYGGSLEKRCRFALEVVEAVVDEIGAERVGLRLSPFADYHGCWDSDPEVLGLYLVHQINKHGLLYLHMVEPRMSIVEGRRQIPHRLLPMRRAFKGTFIAAGGYDREEGNKVVAEGYTDLVAYGRLFISNPDLPRRFELDAPLNGYNRLTFYTSDPVEGYTDYPFLEPSA; the protein is encoded by the exons AATTGTGTTGGCCCCATTAACAAGATCAAGATCCTATGGCAATGTCCCCCAACCACATGCTGTCTTATACTACTCCCAGAGAACCACGACCGGTGGCCTTCTGATCAGTGAAGCCGCTTGCGTCTCGGACACTGGTCGAGG GTACCCCCACACGCCTGGCATATGGACGAAGGAGCATGTGGAGGCATGGAAGCCGATCGTGGATGCCGTGCATGCCAAGGGCGGGATCTTCTTCTGCCAGCTCTGGCACACTGGCAGGGTCTCCAACACTG GGTATCAGCCTAATGGACAAGATCCCATCTCCTGCACCGACAAGCCGGTGACCTCCGGCTTGCTGCTTGAAGATGAACCCGACGAGAAATTCACTGTTCCCAGGCGATTACGAACGGATGAGATCCCTCGCGTTGTGGATGATTTCAGAAACGCTGCAAGGAATGCCATCGAAGCTG GTTTCGACGGAGTGGAGATCCACGGAGCGCATGGGTACCTCATCGACCAGTTCCTGAAAGATAGCGTCAACGACCGGACGGACGAGTACGGTGGGAGCTTGGAGAAGCGCTGCCGGTTTGCTTTGGAGGTGGTGGAGGCCGTCGTCGACGAGATCGGAGCTGAGCGAGTGGGGTTACGCCTGTCGCCCTTTGCAGACTACCACGGTTGCTGGGACTCCGACCCTGAGGTTTTGGGGCTCTACCTCGTCCACCAGATCAACAAGCATGGCCTTCTCTACTTGCATATGGTGGAGCCGAGGATGTCCATTGTGGAAGGCAGGCGCCAAATCCCCCACCGGCTTCTGCCGATGAGGAGAGCTTTCAAGGGAACCTTCATCGCTGCCGGCGGATACGACCGTGAGGAAGGCAACAAAGTGGTGGCGGAGGGCTACACGGATCTGGTGGCTTATGGTCGCCTCTTCATCTCCAACCCCGACTTGCCGAGGAGGTTCGAGCTCGACGCGCCTCTGAACGGGTATAACAGGCTCACCTTCTATACTTCTGATCCAGTGGAGGGGTACACAGATTACCCATTTCTTGAGCCTTCGGCCTGA
- the LOC135676437 gene encoding ras-related protein RABD1-like: protein MNNEYDYLFKLLLIGDSSVGKSCLLIRFADDSYVDSYISTIGVDFKIRTVELDGKTIKLQIWDTAGQERFRTITSSYYRGAHGIIIVYDITEMESFNNIKQWLSEIDRYASDSVCKLLVGNKCDLVEDRIVETEKAKAFADSLGIPFIETSAKDSINVEKAFLTMCAEIKKRMGNQHTADTKPTTVQMKGQPIEQKSSCCS from the exons ATGAACAACGAATA CGATTACCTCTTCAAGCTCCTCTTGATCGGGGATTCCTCGGTCGGAAAGTCATGTCTTCTCATCAGATTCGCG GATGATTCGTACGTTGATAGCTACATCAGCACCATTGGTGTTGATTTC AAAATTCGTACTGTGGAACTGGATGGAAAGACAATTAAGCTGCAAATT TGGGATACAGCAGGACAGGAACGGTTCAGGACCATAACCAGCAGTTATTACCGTGGAGCACATGGGATCATT ATTGTTTATGACATTACAGAGATGGAAAGTTTCAACAATATCAAGCAGTGGCTAAGTGAGATTGACAGATATGCTAGTGACAGTGTGTGCAAGCTTCTTGTTGGAAACAAATGTGATTTGGTTGAGGACAGAATTGTGGAAACTGAAAAGGCAAAG GCATTTGCTGATTCACTTGGTATTCCTTTCATTGAGACGAGTGCAAAGGATTCAATCAATGTGGAGAAAGCTTTCTTAACCATGTGTGCTGAAATTAAGAAAAG AATGGGAAACCAACACACTGCAGATACCAAACCTACCACTGTTCAGATGAAGGGTCAACCCATCGAGCAGAAGAGCAGCTGTTGCAGTTAA